A DNA window from Acidobacteriota bacterium contains the following coding sequences:
- a CDS encoding aminotransferase class V-fold PLP-dependent enzyme codes for MTHRSGRHFLQIPGPTNVPDRVLRAMAAPTIDHRGPAFRDLTGEVLERIGPVVGTTQPVVLYPASGTGAWEAALANALSPGDRVLMAETGHFARLWREIALRLGLAPTFLPGDWRHPVDAAAIEAHLADDTGQAIKAVCVVHNETSTGVTSDIASARRAIDAVGHPALLMVDTISSLASIDYHHDEWGVDVTVGASQKGLMLPPGLSLNAVSEKARAAAESATLPRSYWEWSPIIGANANGLFPYTPPTNLLYGLREALRMLDDEGMPNVFARHDRHAEATRRAVRAWGLDLLCLDETAYSSSITAVMTPAAYDANVLIDTVLDRFDMSLGIGLTKLAGKVFRIGHLGDFNDLSLMGTLAGIEMGLGLAAIPHQAGGVDAAMTYLAACAQPAPIEPAPA; via the coding sequence ATGACACATCGGAGCGGTCGTCATTTCCTGCAGATTCCGGGCCCCACCAACGTGCCGGATCGGGTCCTGCGGGCCATGGCGGCACCCACCATCGATCATCGTGGCCCGGCGTTCCGCGACCTGACCGGGGAGGTCCTCGAACGGATTGGTCCGGTCGTCGGGACTACCCAGCCGGTGGTGCTGTACCCGGCGTCCGGCACCGGCGCGTGGGAGGCCGCGCTCGCGAACGCACTCTCGCCGGGAGACCGCGTGCTGATGGCGGAGACCGGTCACTTCGCAAGGCTCTGGCGGGAGATAGCGCTCCGCCTCGGTCTCGCGCCGACGTTCCTGCCCGGGGACTGGCGGCATCCGGTCGACGCGGCAGCGATCGAAGCGCATCTGGCTGACGACACCGGCCAGGCGATCAAGGCGGTCTGCGTCGTCCACAACGAGACCTCGACCGGCGTAACGAGCGACATCGCGTCGGCGCGGCGCGCCATCGACGCGGTGGGGCATCCCGCCCTGCTGATGGTCGACACCATCTCGTCGCTCGCGTCGATCGACTACCACCACGACGAATGGGGCGTCGACGTCACGGTCGGCGCATCGCAGAAGGGGCTGATGCTGCCGCCCGGCCTGTCGCTGAACGCGGTAAGCGAAAAGGCGCGCGCCGCCGCGGAGAGCGCGACCCTGCCACGCAGCTACTGGGAATGGTCGCCGATCATCGGGGCCAACGCGAACGGACTCTTTCCCTACACCCCGCCGACGAACCTGCTCTACGGCTTGCGCGAAGCGCTCCGGATGCTCGATGACGAGGGCATGCCGAACGTCTTCGCCCGTCACGACCGCCATGCCGAAGCGACCCGGCGCGCGGTCCGCGCCTGGGGCCTCGACTTGCTCTGTCTCGACGAGACCGCCTACAGCTCGTCGATCACCGCCGTCATGACGCCGGCCGCCTACGACGCCAACGTGCTGATTGACACGGTGCTGGACCGCTTCGACATGTCTCTCGGCATCGGCCTGACGAAGCTGGCCGGCAAGGTCTTCCGTATCGGCCACCTGGGTGATTTCAACGACCTGAGCCTCATGGGTACGCTCGCCGGGATCGAGATGGGTCTCGGCCTTGCCGCCATCCCGCACCAGGCGGGCGGTGTCGACGCGGCGATGACCTATCTTGCGGCGTGCGCACAGCCTGCTCCGATCGAGCCGGCGCCGGCGTAA
- a CDS encoding FAD-binding protein — protein MADLQRDLAARLDGEVRFDAVSRALYSTDASVYEIAPLGVAIVRSRDDMLAAIACARAHGVSITARGGGTSQAGQAIGSGLQVDTSRHFNRMLEVNVDERWVRVEPGIVLDELNAMLAPHRLRFAPDISTASRATIGGMISNNSSGARSVRYGKTIDHVMDLRVALADESIAHFRPLGAPELDAACAATTHEGECYRTVRRLAASHAAEIERRYPKILRRVGGYNLDAFVRNEEGGPGSTYDTDPFNLSKLIVGSEGTLGLIVEARLNLVPLPKAKAVLTIEYRDLLDALGDTPAILEHDPSAVEVMDHCILDHARENPALDAMRRAVIGDDCGALLCVELYDESARALVPRLKQLEAAVRKLGNASRTRRATEPADQARIWKLRESSLGLSMAMKGDAKSISFVEDTAVAPERLRRFIERFLAVVRKHGTTAGVYAHASVGCLHVRPVVNLKTTDGVRQFEAIANEIADLVLEFGGALSGEHGDGLVRGPFMERMFGSELYGAFRTIKRTFDPEGIFNPGKIVDAPPLSANLRYGAAYVTPDPPAAFDHTGHGGLGRAVEMCSGVGACRKTLTGTMCPSYMATRDEAHSTRGRANALRQAMNGALGNGGPRELGLGDRGVHDVLDLCLECRACKTECPTGVDMARFKSEFLHDYHRRYGTPLRARVLGKIHELSAVASRLAPALNPWLGSGLVRAMNELLFGIDRRRSLPAWAVTTFREAWPARTDDGSGHPAGGARRRREVVLFADTFTNYFDPDVGLAAADVLEAAGFSVHLGPDACCGRPLISQGLLDEARERAAFVVGQLHPIAAAGTPIVLLEPSCLSALIDDAPDLLRGEAQRQAREVAAACALFEDYLERALEDGRAVLPVRAGPEQIVLHGHCHQKSLGLVAPAKALLQRIPGATVADLDSGCCGMAGSFGYAKEHFEISRQIGERVLLPAARDLPENAVLAAAGTSCRHQVHDFAQTEALHPAVILRGLLT, from the coding sequence ATGGCCGACCTGCAGCGCGACCTCGCCGCGCGCCTCGACGGCGAGGTCCGGTTCGACGCCGTCTCACGCGCGCTCTACTCCACCGACGCCAGCGTCTACGAGATAGCGCCGCTCGGCGTCGCCATCGTGCGGTCGCGCGACGACATGCTGGCCGCCATCGCCTGCGCCCGCGCGCATGGCGTCTCGATTACGGCGCGCGGCGGCGGCACGTCGCAGGCGGGGCAGGCGATCGGCTCCGGTCTGCAAGTCGACACGTCCCGCCACTTCAACCGAATGCTCGAGGTGAACGTCGACGAGCGCTGGGTGCGCGTCGAGCCGGGCATCGTCCTCGACGAACTGAACGCGATGCTGGCCCCGCACCGCCTCCGCTTCGCGCCCGACATTTCGACGGCAAGCCGCGCCACTATCGGCGGGATGATCTCGAACAACTCGAGCGGTGCGCGATCCGTCCGCTACGGCAAGACCATCGACCACGTGATGGACCTCCGGGTTGCCCTTGCGGACGAATCGATCGCCCACTTCCGGCCACTGGGAGCCCCGGAACTCGACGCCGCGTGCGCGGCAACGACCCACGAAGGCGAGTGCTACCGGACCGTCCGCCGCCTCGCCGCGAGCCACGCCGCCGAGATCGAGCGGCGCTACCCGAAGATCCTCCGACGCGTCGGGGGCTACAACCTCGACGCATTTGTCCGCAACGAAGAGGGCGGGCCGGGCTCGACGTACGACACGGACCCCTTCAACCTGTCGAAGCTGATCGTCGGATCCGAAGGCACGCTCGGACTGATCGTCGAGGCGCGTCTCAACCTGGTGCCGCTCCCGAAGGCGAAAGCGGTGCTGACCATCGAGTATCGGGACCTGCTCGACGCGCTGGGCGACACGCCCGCCATCCTCGAACATGACCCGTCGGCCGTCGAAGTGATGGACCACTGCATCCTGGACCACGCGCGCGAGAATCCCGCCCTGGACGCGATGCGCCGCGCCGTGATCGGCGACGACTGCGGCGCCCTCCTCTGCGTAGAACTGTACGACGAGAGCGCACGGGCGCTCGTCCCGCGCCTGAAGCAGCTCGAAGCAGCGGTCCGCAAACTGGGCAACGCCAGCCGCACCCGGCGGGCGACGGAGCCGGCCGATCAGGCGCGCATCTGGAAGCTCCGCGAGTCGTCACTCGGGCTCTCCATGGCGATGAAGGGCGACGCGAAGAGCATTTCGTTCGTTGAGGACACCGCCGTCGCTCCGGAGCGCCTGCGCCGCTTCATCGAACGGTTCCTCGCAGTCGTGCGCAAGCATGGCACCACTGCCGGCGTCTATGCCCACGCGTCGGTCGGCTGCCTGCACGTTCGCCCGGTCGTGAACCTGAAGACAACCGACGGCGTCCGGCAATTCGAGGCGATCGCGAACGAAATCGCCGATCTCGTGCTCGAGTTCGGCGGGGCCCTCTCGGGCGAGCATGGAGACGGGCTGGTGCGCGGCCCGTTCATGGAGCGGATGTTCGGCTCCGAGCTGTACGGCGCGTTCCGGACCATCAAGCGGACGTTCGATCCGGAAGGGATCTTCAACCCCGGCAAGATCGTGGATGCGCCGCCGCTCTCCGCGAACCTGCGCTACGGCGCCGCCTACGTCACGCCCGACCCGCCCGCGGCATTCGATCACACCGGGCACGGCGGCCTCGGCCGGGCCGTCGAGATGTGCAGCGGCGTCGGCGCCTGCCGCAAGACCCTGACCGGCACGATGTGCCCCTCGTACATGGCGACGCGCGACGAGGCGCACTCGACGCGTGGACGCGCCAACGCGCTGCGCCAGGCCATGAACGGCGCCCTCGGCAACGGTGGACCCCGCGAGCTCGGCCTGGGTGATCGGGGTGTCCACGACGTGCTCGACCTCTGCCTGGAGTGCCGCGCCTGCAAGACCGAATGTCCTACGGGCGTCGACATGGCCCGGTTCAAGAGCGAGTTTCTCCACGATTACCACCGCCGCTACGGCACACCCCTTCGCGCCCGCGTTTTGGGGAAGATCCACGAACTCTCCGCCGTTGCGAGCCGGCTGGCGCCGGCGCTCAACCCCTGGCTGGGCAGCGGACTGGTCCGTGCGATGAACGAGCTGCTGTTCGGCATCGACCGGCGGCGTTCGCTCCCCGCGTGGGCGGTAACGACGTTTCGAGAAGCCTGGCCGGCGCGTACGGACGACGGCAGCGGCCACCCCGCGGGGGGCGCGCGCCGGCGCAGGGAAGTGGTCCTCTTCGCCGACACGTTCACGAACTACTTCGACCCGGACGTCGGCCTGGCCGCTGCCGACGTGCTGGAAGCCGCGGGGTTCAGCGTCCACCTCGGCCCCGATGCCTGCTGCGGGCGCCCCCTCATTTCACAGGGCCTTCTCGACGAGGCGCGCGAGCGGGCAGCGTTTGTCGTGGGCCAACTGCACCCGATCGCCGCCGCCGGCACGCCGATCGTCCTGCTGGAGCCGAGCTGCCTCTCGGCCCTGATCGACGACGCGCCCGACCTGCTGCGCGGTGAGGCGCAACGACAGGCCCGCGAGGTGGCCGCCGCCTGCGCGTTGTTCGAGGACTACCTCGAACGGGCGCTCGAGGATGGCCGAGCCGTTCTTCCCGTGCGCGCGGGCCCGGAACAAATCGTCCTCCACGGCCACTGTCACCAGAAATCACTCGGGCTGGTCGCCCCCGCCAAGGCGCTTCTCCAGCGGATTCCCGGCGCCACGGTAGCGGACCTCGACAGCGGCTGCTGCGGCATGGCGGGCTCGTTCGGCTACGCGAAGGAGCACTTCGAGATCTCCCGGCAGATCGGTGAACGCGTGCTGCTGCCGGCCGCCCGCGACCTTCCGGAGAATGCCGTGCTCGCGGCCGCCGGGACATCCTGCCGCCATCAGGTTCACGACTTCGCGCAGACCGAGGCGCTCCACCCGGCCGTCATCCTCCGCGGCCTTTTGACATAG
- a CDS encoding zinc ribbon domain-containing protein, whose product MPIYEFRCRACDRQFEAVVLPKSDPASCPVCGSADLERLISQFAVSSEGTRATNLKSARKAAAKIRRDKQVAEHEAIHHHHH is encoded by the coding sequence ATGCCGATTTACGAGTTCCGATGCCGGGCCTGCGATCGGCAGTTCGAGGCGGTGGTTTTGCCGAAGAGCGATCCCGCCTCCTGCCCCGTCTGCGGTTCGGCCGATCTCGAGCGCCTGATCTCGCAGTTCGCGGTGAGCTCGGAAGGCACCCGCGCGACGAACCTCAAGTCGGCGAGGAAGGCGGCGGCCAAGATCCGCCGGGACAAGCAGGTCGCCGAACACGAAGCGATCCACCACCACCATCACTAG
- a CDS encoding GMC family oxidoreductase yields the protein MAVELQRRDVVVVGIGAVGGVAALPLAEAGVDVVALEAGGWLRASDHAPDELNNNYRGWPDSAQKANREIPVHRRNASAPDSPRGPLHPMMNAVGGTTLHYWAQSWRLPQWDFAVVSETARRYGTSRLPAGTTVEDWPFGLEELEPYYDRVEYAIGVSGQAGNVGGVMDERGSPFEGERRRPYPMPPLRWTGFIDQMAEAARGLGWHPFPGPAAVNSVRYQDRAACGYHGFCDRGGCHLDAKNSTAVSTIPRAQETGRLEVVTHAHVRRIEVDGNGRVTGVSYVKDGETYVQPADVVLLAGYTYENVRLLLLSKSPAFPNGLSNNAGQVGRHYMTHATGAGVTALFPYRLNRWYGLPAQGVAIDDWADDNFDHSDVDFIGGGNLWVYSDRRPIAAARMPTFGRAPRWGADWKAFIKENADRWCNTYIQKTTLPYEGNYLDLHPTVTDPYGDPVCRITADFHDNERRIATFMQDRMEEWFRAAGATEVIRSGLGTMGPSTHAYGGTRMGDNPEANVVDRWGFSHEVPNLGILGASVMGTSGARNPTLTAQALAWRTAAHLAESWGSIAG from the coding sequence GTGGCGGTTGAGCTGCAGCGGCGCGACGTCGTGGTGGTCGGCATCGGCGCTGTCGGCGGCGTGGCCGCGTTGCCGCTGGCCGAGGCGGGCGTCGACGTGGTCGCGCTCGAGGCGGGTGGCTGGTTGCGCGCGAGCGACCATGCGCCGGACGAGCTGAACAACAACTACCGTGGCTGGCCGGACTCGGCGCAGAAAGCCAACCGCGAGATTCCGGTTCATCGACGGAACGCTTCTGCGCCCGATTCGCCCCGTGGACCGCTCCACCCGATGATGAACGCGGTGGGTGGCACCACGCTCCACTACTGGGCGCAGAGCTGGCGGCTGCCCCAGTGGGACTTCGCCGTCGTCAGCGAGACGGCCCGCCGCTACGGGACGTCGCGTCTGCCGGCCGGCACGACGGTGGAGGACTGGCCCTTCGGCCTGGAAGAACTCGAGCCGTACTACGACCGGGTCGAGTACGCGATCGGCGTCTCCGGGCAGGCGGGCAACGTTGGCGGCGTGATGGACGAGCGCGGCTCGCCGTTCGAAGGGGAGCGGCGCCGTCCGTACCCAATGCCGCCGCTACGCTGGACCGGCTTCATTGATCAGATGGCGGAGGCGGCGCGCGGCCTCGGCTGGCATCCGTTCCCCGGTCCCGCCGCCGTCAACTCAGTTCGTTACCAGGACCGTGCGGCGTGTGGTTACCACGGCTTCTGCGATCGGGGCGGCTGTCATCTCGACGCGAAAAACTCGACGGCGGTCTCTACCATACCCCGCGCGCAGGAGACCGGGCGGCTCGAGGTGGTGACCCACGCGCACGTGCGCCGCATCGAGGTGGATGGCAACGGACGCGTGACGGGCGTCTCGTACGTGAAGGATGGCGAGACTTACGTCCAGCCGGCCGACGTCGTGCTGCTCGCCGGCTACACCTACGAGAACGTGCGCCTGCTGCTCCTGTCGAAATCGCCCGCGTTCCCGAACGGCCTGTCGAATAACGCGGGGCAGGTAGGTCGCCACTACATGACGCATGCGACCGGCGCGGGCGTCACCGCGCTTTTCCCGTACCGGCTGAACCGCTGGTATGGCCTGCCGGCGCAGGGCGTAGCGATCGACGATTGGGCGGACGACAACTTCGATCACTCTGATGTCGACTTCATAGGTGGCGGCAATCTGTGGGTCTACTCGGACCGCCGCCCAATTGCTGCCGCGCGGATGCCGACGTTCGGCCGCGCACCGCGCTGGGGCGCCGACTGGAAGGCGTTCATCAAGGAGAACGCGGACCGCTGGTGCAATACCTACATTCAGAAGACGACGCTGCCCTACGAGGGCAACTACCTCGACCTGCACCCGACGGTGACCGACCCGTACGGCGACCCGGTCTGCCGGATAACCGCCGATTTTCACGACAACGAGCGCCGAATAGCCACCTTCATGCAGGACCGGATGGAGGAGTGGTTCCGCGCGGCCGGGGCCACGGAGGTCATTCGCTCCGGTCTCGGCACCATGGGTCCGTCCACACACGCGTACGGCGGCACGCGCATGGGGGACAACCCGGAGGCCAACGTCGTCGACCGCTGGGGCTTCTCGCACGAGGTGCCGAACCTGGGCATCCTCGGGGCCTCGGTAATGGGGACAAGCGGCGCCCGCAACCCGACGTTGACCGCCCAGGCGCTGGCCTGGCGGACGGCCGCGCATCTTGCCGAGTCGTGGGGGTCGATCGCCGGCTGA